The DNA window GTTCACCGAACTCGGCGAGACGATCGCCTCGGCGACGAGTGCGGTTGAGCGGAAGAACGCGCTGCTGTCGACCTCGACCACACGTCTCGAATTCGAGGTCCGGGATCCAGCGTTTGTGTTCACCCGGCTTTCCCAACAGGCAGAGTGTACGCTCACCTATCAAGGCGGGGTGCAGCAGACCACCGGTGGTGTCTACGTATTCGTCACCGTGGCAGGTACGCCTGTCGACACCGTCGTCACCACGGCACGAGAGATGGTATCGATCGAGAGCGTCCACCGTATCAGCGAGACCGACGAGAAAGCAGTGCTCCAGCTGCAGCTCACCCAGCCGTTTTTCGCGGTCGAGTTGGCCGATCATGGAGCCGTTCTTCGAAACAGTACGGCTGACGGTGAGACCGCAACGCTCGTGATTGACGTCCCGCGTAGCGACGACGTTCGCCCCGTCACCCAACTCATCACGGAGTCGTTCGCGGACGTTGAGCTTCGTTCGAAAGAAACTCTCGACCACGCATCGTCCCGGAATTTTCAGACAGAGTACCTAGAGCAGCTCACAGACCGTCAGCTGGAGGTGCTTCAAACTGCATACTACAGTGGGTTTTTCGAATCGCCGCGCGAGAGTACGGGCGAGGAGATCGCGGCAGTACTTGGGATCTCGCCGCCCGCCTTCTATCGGCACGCACGAACCGTCCAGCGGAAACTGTTTTCCACATTGTTCGACGATATTGGAATCTCTACTGCTATCTCCGCAGATTAGACGAAAGCCAGCAAGCGGTATCCACCAGTACCTGGGGCATTTGTATCCCATACCATTTTCGTGACTAGCGCGATCAATGTTCAATAACGAACAACCTAAAGAGCCAGTCATTTTCTGATTAACGGTCACAAATATTGCCTGATATACCGTATGATTCGATGATGACACTTCGAGATGTCGATCGCGAGACTGACGCTGAAACGCCGTATGAGTGCTTCGAGTGTGGAACGATCGTCGTGACAACGGAAAGTCCCGGTGTGTGTCCGGACTGCGGCGGTGAACTGCGCAACCGTTTGATTCCCCTCGAGTGATCATGGCTTCCGGATCACCCCGTCACGAACCCCCCGCCGAGGACGCCACCGATTTGACCGAGTTCGAATCGGCACTCGAGACGGCTCGTCGCCAACTCGCTCGTGCAGCCAGTCACCTCGATATCGAGTCCAACACGGTCGAACGACTCAACCACCCGGCCAAAGTTCACGAGGTGTCTGTCCCGCTCGAACGGGACGATGGCTCCCTCGAGATGTTTACTGGCTACCGGGCACAACACGACAGCGTGCGTGGGCCGTACAAGGGCGGCCTTCGATTCCATCCTGGTGTAACCCACGACGAGTGTGTCGGCCTCGCGATGTGGATGACGTGGAAATGTGCCGTTTTGGATCTCCCGTTCGGTGGTGCGAAAGGTGGTGTCGTCGTCAACCCAAAGCAATTGAGTTCTGATGAGGAGGAGCGGCTTACCCGCCGATTCACTCAGGAGATTCGTGATTCCATCGGCCCGAATCGGGATATCCCAGCTCCTGACATGGGCACCAATGAACAGACGATGGCGTGGATTATGGACGCCTACAGTATGCAGCAAGGTGAAACCACACCGGGTGTTGTCACCGGGAAACCGCCTGTCGTCGGTGGGAGCTACGGCCGGAGTGAAGCGCCTGGGCGGAGTGTGGCGATCATCACTCGCGAAGTGTGTGAGTACTACGATCGTTCATTAGAGGGAACGACAGTTGCGGTACAGGGTTTCGGGAGCGTTGGTGCAAGCGCGGCTCGCTTACTCGATAGCTGGGGAGCGACTATTGTGGCTGTGAGTGACGTGAACGGCGTCGTGTACGATCCCGAAGGTCTGGATGTACAGTCGATCCCCTCGCATGACGAAGAGCCGGAGGCAGTGACGAAACATGTCGATGACGCCCTGACAAACGAGGAACTCTTCGAGCTCGATGTAGACGTTCTGATTCCGGCAGCGATCGGCAATGTCATCACCGAAGCGAATGCCGACGTGATCCAGGCAAATATCATCGTCGAGGGTGCGAACGGCCCGACGACATCTGCAGCTGATACGATTCTCAACAACCGCGAAATTCCCGTCGTGCCGGATATCCTCGCGAACGCTGGTGGCGTAACCGTCAGTTATTTCGAATGGTTGCAGGATATCAACCGTCGGTCGTGGTCGCTTGAGCGAGTCAACAACGAACTCGAAAAGGAGATGTTAGCGGCGTGGGACGACGTCCGGTTGGAAGTCGACGATCGGGATGTCTCGTGGCGGGACGGGGCGTACATTGTTGCGCTCTCCCGGCTTGCAGAAGCCCAAGAGGCGCGCGGGCTCTGGCCATAGGATGTACTTACCATTTCAGTAACGGAGTCGGATCGGACACCAATCGAGTTAGTATTGCTTCAGTTTGTCGATTTGATGGGATTAATATCACATTTCCTCAGGCGGTAAATTGGTCTGGCTGAGTTCAACTCATCTGCTTATGAATCCACAACTCACTCGGGAAAGCAACCCTCATTGGCTCTGATAGCGGAGCGATCGTATGTTGCGATCAATCACCTCACGGCTGTTTTCGGTTTCGAATCCTCGTGAGGTGTGGCTCATCACGGTGGCACACGCTGTCAACGAGTTCTACAGCGTCGCGCTTCCGCCGATCTTGCCACTGTTGGTGAACGACTTCGCGATCACGTACGGGGAGGCTGGAGCGTTGCTGACCATCTTTTTCGCCACCTACTCGATCTTCCAATTGCCGGCAGGCGTGCTCGCGGATCGGATCGGTCAGCGGTGGCTCCTCGCGGGTGGAATGATCGTCCTCTCGGCTGGCATCCTCATCGCGGCGAGCGCACAGGGGTATTGGACCCTCGTCATCGCCGAAGTGATCGCCGGCATCGGTGGGAGCACCTATCACCCCTCGGGCATGTCGATCATCAGCGATCTAGAGAGCGGTGCCACCGAGGGCAAAGCCATGGGCATTCACGGCCTGGGCGGGGTCGTGGGCACCGCTCTCGCCCCGGCGCTCGTCGGTGGGCTCGCCGCGCTGTTCGATTGGCGGCTCGCACTCACGGTCAGCGCGGGCGTGGGTGTCGTCTACGCGGTCGTGTTTCTGGCTGCCTTCCACCCCAAGAGTCGTTCGGACGGCAACGCCCCGATCGAACCAGATGGTGGGACCGACGAGAGGGCTGCGCCGAGGTCGCCCGAGGAATCTGACGGATGGGTGGCCGATCTCACCAGTCTGATCTCGGTGCCGCTCGAACCCTGGGTCGCGGTATTGTTCCTGGCCAACCTCGCGATCGCCACGGAGCTCGGCGCGGTCCGGACATTCGCGACGTCGTTCCTTGTTGAGCAGGCAGGCACGACTGCTGGTGTCGCCAACGCGATTTTCTTCGTGCTTCTCGTCGGCGCTGGTATCTCCTCGCTCGCCGCTGGGTCCCTCGCCGATAGCATGGATCGTCGAGCGCTCGGTTTCGGCGCGCTCGCGGCTTCGACGATCGTACTGGGTGCGACCGCGGTCGTGCCGTTGGTGCCGATCGTGCTGTTTGGGTGGTTTTTCCTCCTCGGTATCGCGATGTGGGCTGCTCTACCCGCGATGAACGCGATCACCTCTCAGTACTCCGAACGCAGGTTCAGTGGGAGTCTCTTTGGCGTAATGTTGACTGCGGGCTCACTCGGCGGTGCGATCGGGCCCTTGCTATTCGGCGTCGCCGCTGAACGGTTCGGTCTTGGTGCAGCGTTCCCACTTGTCGCGATTATCAGCGCGGGCGGCGCTATTGCCTTCCTCGGAATGTATCGGATCTGATCATCGCAAGCCGTGTTTCAGCACTAGATGAGACCCCTCTCAGCTGTTTCCTTTGGTGTTTTCGTGAGACTTGTAGGGGATTGGACGTCGTATTGCGTTTAACATGACATTTGTCTCTATTGAATCGCTAGATGGCGGCGTGATATGGGAGCGAATCAAAGCAGTTTCGTCACCGTCAATGCATTCCGCTAACCACAGAAGAGTTTCCAGACAAGTCATTTATGGTTCCGGACGTTATGTCACTACATGGCACATGTACCAGAACAGCCGAAACAGTACGTCTGTGAAGGGTGTAATAGCATCTATGTCGGACTCGTCACTGGGGGCCGACGAGAAGATCACACCTATGCTCCCCCTGAGGAATGTGCCGCCTGTGGAAGTACTGAATTTGTTGAAAAAGTAGACTACCCTACTCATTCGGGGTGACTATGCAGATACGGGGACAATATAGTCGCTAAAGAACATTTTCTTCTGCCAATACCCGGCGAACATCTCTGGATGGAAATCAGTCGGCAGGGATCAACGAGACGACCGAGCTTGAATCGGTCTATGCCGCGGGTGATTCTGGTGGCTACTCGGGGCATCGAGGATTGTGCGACAATTGGTGGGGCGACCGCGAACTCGTGTCCTTGAACGGCACAAACGCAGAGGAGAGAAACTCACAAGAGACGGGGCAGCAGCCGAGCCCTTGCTCAATTGGGAACGTGAATAGAAATGACACTCTCAACAATAGAACAACACTGGAATTTAAATTTGGAATTTGACAGAACAAACACGACTAATTAGGATCGACAAGGCGACGAAAGATGTGGCTCGAAATTGCCAATCACCGGCGTTGGAACGGAATTCGTGGTCTTCACCATTGTTCCGCATTGGGAGGTGAGGCGTTCGGCGCGGCCATCGGGGCACTGCCGTTGTTTAACCATGGGGTAATCGTCGTCCTTGTCATCAGTGATGTTTTGCAGGACCACTTTAAATGACTGGGGTCAAAACCATACGAGGAGAGCACCCGATGTATGATACGATTCTCATCCCGACCGATGGGAGTGAGGGAGCGAAAGCAGCAGCACGACACGGTGTGAACCTCGCAGCTGCTTTCGATAGCCACGTACATTTCCTGAGTGTCGTCGACGAACGGAGGTACACTGGCTCTATCGCGGACACGGATTCCGTGGTTCGAGACCAGCGGGAACTGTTCGAACGACAGGCAACTGGCGCGGTCCAAACCCTCGAAGAAATTGCAACTGAAACGCCCGTCACATGCACTACAGCGGTCGAACACGGTGTTCCATACGAGACGATTCTCTCCTACGCCAACCAGCACGATATCGATCTGATCACGATGGGGACTCACGGCCGAACTGGCTTCGACCGCTTCCTCGTGGGAAGTATGACCGAGCGCGTCGTTCGAACGAGTACTGTCCCGGTACTCACATCTCGACGCAAGCCAGTTGAGCACACAGACTACGATCGAATCCTGATTCCAACGGATGGCAGTGAGGCTGCAACTGCCGCAATCGACCACGGTATAGCCATCGCAGAACAGTACGATGCCACGATCCACGCACTCTCTGTTGTTGACTCCAGTGCACTGGCGGGCTCCTACG is part of the Halococcus salifodinae DSM 8989 genome and encodes:
- a CDS encoding rubrerythrin-like domain-containing protein yields the protein MTLRDVDRETDAETPYECFECGTIVVTTESPGVCPDCGGELRNRLIPLE
- the gdhB gene encoding glutamate dehydrogenase GdhB yields the protein MASGSPRHEPPAEDATDLTEFESALETARRQLARAASHLDIESNTVERLNHPAKVHEVSVPLERDDGSLEMFTGYRAQHDSVRGPYKGGLRFHPGVTHDECVGLAMWMTWKCAVLDLPFGGAKGGVVVNPKQLSSDEEERLTRRFTQEIRDSIGPNRDIPAPDMGTNEQTMAWIMDAYSMQQGETTPGVVTGKPPVVGGSYGRSEAPGRSVAIITREVCEYYDRSLEGTTVAVQGFGSVGASAARLLDSWGATIVAVSDVNGVVYDPEGLDVQSIPSHDEEPEAVTKHVDDALTNEELFELDVDVLIPAAIGNVITEANADVIQANIIVEGANGPTTSAADTILNNREIPVVPDILANAGGVTVSYFEWLQDINRRSWSLERVNNELEKEMLAAWDDVRLEVDDRDVSWRDGAYIVALSRLAEAQEARGLWP
- a CDS encoding MFS transporter, with amino-acid sequence MLRSITSRLFSVSNPREVWLITVAHAVNEFYSVALPPILPLLVNDFAITYGEAGALLTIFFATYSIFQLPAGVLADRIGQRWLLAGGMIVLSAGILIAASAQGYWTLVIAEVIAGIGGSTYHPSGMSIISDLESGATEGKAMGIHGLGGVVGTALAPALVGGLAALFDWRLALTVSAGVGVVYAVVFLAAFHPKSRSDGNAPIEPDGGTDERAAPRSPEESDGWVADLTSLISVPLEPWVAVLFLANLAIATELGAVRTFATSFLVEQAGTTAGVANAIFFVLLVGAGISSLAAGSLADSMDRRALGFGALAASTIVLGATAVVPLVPIVLFGWFFLLGIAMWAALPAMNAITSQYSERRFSGSLFGVMLTAGSLGGAIGPLLFGVAAERFGLGAAFPLVAIISAGGAIAFLGMYRI
- a CDS encoding universal stress protein encodes the protein MYDTILIPTDGSEGAKAAARHGVNLAAAFDSHVHFLSVVDERRYTGSIADTDSVVRDQRELFERQATGAVQTLEEIATETPVTCTTAVEHGVPYETILSYANQHDIDLITMGTHGRTGFDRFLVGSMTERVVRTSTVPVLTSRRKPVEHTDYDRILIPTDGSEAATAAIDHGIAIAEQYDATIHALSVVDSSALAGSYDIGVGPDIIEPWEEDCEQAVADVTEKCENRGLNSITEVAQGTPYREIRDYIDNEGLC